Sequence from the Priestia megaterium genome:
AATTCTGTTTTAAAAGGAGTAGATATGCATGCTTGATTACCAATATCGGCGCAAAGCCTATGCTATTTTGTTAAAACAGACATCCGTACCTTCATCTACAACTTCTTTTTTCACCTGGCTCATACAGCTACTAAAACGAAACGCATAAAAAAAGGTGTGCAATTGCACACCTTTTATTTATGCGTCAGCGACGTTAAGCCAATTTGCCTTACGATTTTTTTACTCTCTTCATTTAGTCCTTTTACAATAACCTTTTTATTCAATTGCTCGTACTTATCGATAATTTTTGAGATGCCAATCACGGCCGATTGATCCCATATATGAGAAGAACTAAAATCAATAATGATGGTATCTGGGTCTGTTTCATACTGAAATTCATCCATGAAGAAACTGATGGTGGCAAAAAATAATTGCCCTGAAACCCTGTATTGTTTCATATTGCCTTCTGTTTGTGAAGTTGTTTTGATTTTAGCCATCTTCCAGCCAAATACAATGGTACTTAAAACAATACCTACCATTACTCCTAATGCTAAGTTATGTGTAAACAATACGATAACCACCGTAACAACCATTACAATGGCATCCGATAGAGGATATTTCGTTAAGTCTTTAAGGGACTGCCAATCAAATGTACCGGCAGCTACCATAAACATAACGCCTACAAGAGCAGCCATTGGAATTTGTTTAACAACATCGCCAAGCACCATAATTAAGAACAATAAAAAGACTCCGGCGACTAAGGTAGATAACCTTCCTCGTCCCCCTGATTTTACATTAATCATAGATTGTCCAATCATGGCACAGCCAGCCATTCCTCCAAAGAAGCCTGTTACAATATTAGCGATGCCTTGACCGCGCGCTTCTTTATTTTTATTCGAAGGCGTATCTGTAATTTCGTCCAGTACCGTTGCCGTTAGCATAGATTCAAGTAGGCCTACAATCGCCAAAGGAAGCGAATAAGGTAAAATGATAAGCAGTGTCTCCACTGATAAATCAACCTTCGGAAAATGAAGAACCGGCAGTGAACGCGTAATATTCCCCATATCTCCTACCGTTTTTAAATCTAAATGAAAGACAATCGCTACAATCGTCATCAAGACAATAGCAACAAGCGGAGATGGTATTGCTTTGGTCATGAACGGAAATAAATAGACGATGAGCAGCGTTCCGGCTACCATTGCGTACATCATCCAATTTGCTCCTTCAAAATGCGGAAGCTGTGCTGTAAAAATTAAAATACCCAGCGCATTTACAAA
This genomic interval carries:
- a CDS encoding SulP family inorganic anion transporter, yielding MMASIKQQWFSNVRADILSGMTVALALIPEALAFSIIAGVDPMVGLYASFCMAIVIAFTGGRPAMISAATGAMSLLMINLVKDHGIEYLFAATVLTGIIQILLGVLKVGRFLSFLPQTVMIGFVNALGILIFTAQLPHFEGANWMMYAMVAGTLLIVYLFPFMTKAIPSPLVAIVLMTIVAIVFHLDLKTVGDMGNITRSLPVLHFPKVDLSVETLLIILPYSLPLAIVGLLESMLTATVLDEITDTPSNKNKEARGQGIANIVTGFFGGMAGCAMIGQSMINVKSGGRGRLSTLVAGVFLLFLIMVLGDVVKQIPMAALVGVMFMVAAGTFDWQSLKDLTKYPLSDAIVMVVTVVIVLFTHNLALGVMVGIVLSTIVFGWKMAKIKTTSQTEGNMKQYRVSGQLFFATISFFMDEFQYETDPDTIIIDFSSSHIWDQSAVIGISKIIDKYEQLNKKVIVKGLNEESKKIVRQIGLTSLTHK